From the Cucumis sativus cultivar 9930 chromosome 5, Cucumber_9930_V3, whole genome shotgun sequence genome, the window attattaatattagaaTCACTTTATTAGAAATGTTATTGTtactaatttttgttatatttattgtggtaaattttattcttctaaGTTTGCTTAACATGGTACAGGCTCCAATAGGAGAAAAGtgtgaaagtaattgagaaTCAATAAACATTCGAAGCTATACTTCCCCCCTCTGCTCATCTCTTCCTTAATGTCTCTATTTCTAGTACAATTTTACACTCTTCTCCCACTACAAAATACatgatatttcttttcttctcttgtcCTTCAACCCTTATAATTCTACCCTTCCCATCTGTCCAACATCTAATGCTTGGACATAAAATCACCATTTCAAATCAAGAAATTATATGATAGCAAATAATCAATTCCATTAAAAGAGATGACTAACATTTTCAAGAATATACTGCCTGACGATTGAAACGCCTTGTTCCCCATTAGGTATTGAGGAAACAGGAACCAGGAGAATGAGAGTCAGGGTTTTATGCTGATGTACATACAGGCACATTTGTTCCTCCGTTTGAAAAAGCCAGATTTTGGGGGTGGAACCAACCCAGCCACTTGCCTCCATTCCCCAAATATCAGTTTCTAGAAAACCATCTTTTCCTTTCGACCATTTTCCATGCTGCAAGGGTCGTATCACACGGTTACCAACATTTCCACCATGTTGGCCAACATGAGATGCAACATTTCCTCTGATTAAATAGGACCATGAACTTGCGCCAGAAGATAAGACACGTGGAATCAGTCTCAGAACAGCataggaaaataaatttgtagtGTCATCCTGAAAAAGAGGTTGTAACAACTGctttaaagttttgaaatgacCCATTCATATTTTAAGAATAGAATTCAGTCTGATGTGTACTTGGTTTTTAGCACCCTCATGTATTTCAGcttttataatatgaaatttaaaaaatacaacaaattaaGAACATCAACAACTAGAAGGTGAAAACATACAGGAGAAAGTGTCGTAGACACGAGCAAGTCCTGAAATAAAATCAGAGAGTGGCATGATGTGTTTCCAATGCAAGAATCAAGTGTTCTAACAAGTGCCTGCAATaagtataaaattgaattaactCCAATGaacatgaacaaaaataaaaatgtcaacaaaTCTCCAACACTTGGctactttctttatttctaaCAGAGCAGGGTAACGTGGGAACCAAATAGTTTCTTCAATATGTCAAATAAGAGTTCTTCCAATACAAATTCATTGTCAACgatctatttaaattttaaatggcAGGTTGTACGACTCTGTGAAAAAGcataaagataataaaaaagcaaCCCAAGAAAAGAACACTGAGTAGGTATCTCAGGAGTGGTCCTTCCTTTTTATCAATGTAAGCAAACATTGCGGTGGTTTTGGAGGAATTAAGGACAGATTGATCTAGCCTTGCTCTACAACTCAAAGggaaataataaagaattagTTAAGCTGAGGTGGTTTGTGCGAAATACAAATTCTTTTGTAACAATGTACAATATAGATCTTCTTGTTGTTCCAACCACAAGAAATTCTTCGATAACTATAGactggaaaagaaaatgttccATACTAATGGATTCTGATTATTAATGATTGGAAGACTAtccttttatttcatttcttcctcTTGATTGTCTATTAATACATATTCTCTCTGTTTCCTATTACTTATTAGGGGAAATATGTGCACCTAAGGGGAACTAAAGAATTTAAGTGCAGGCACACATACAAgttcttgaagttttttttttaaaaggacaAACCTGAACGTCAAGGGCAGCATCTCGTCCTATAGTCAGCATCTGTACAGTTCCACGTTCCTTTAAACAGTCTGTAAATGATGGTAAATGCAGTTTCTTCCCAACAAGAAAATCTGCCTCGAAAGAGAAGTAAGGAGTTAGGCATGAGATAGAGTAATTTCAATCCCAATCTTGACATTCAGCAACTTCAATATTACCACAGCAGCACATATCCAATGCAGACCGCTTTTGACATGCTGACAATTAGTAACTTACAATGAAATGTCttgaaacaaaaagataaatacttGGCTTCATGAATAACATTTTAGACAAAAAGCGGCAGTAAATGACTAACCATTTAGATAATCCATGATGAAGGAATACAAATGTGATCTGGAAACTTCTCCGGTGGGTTCTTTCTCAAGTAATAATCTTATAGATCCGTGAAACATTAGAAATAGAGAGTGGATTTCCTTAAGAAGCTTCTGTAATGCATCAATCCGCCAAATTGCTTCTAACTCCTTGTTCTTCTCCACTACCTGACCTAACAAGGATAATTCATTAGAAATACagagaaattaaagtttaacAATGCTTCTTTTAGATGAATGGAAACACTTGAGAACCACAAAAAGCATGAGTGGAAACACTTCACAGGTCAGTTGCATCGCAACAACATACATGATTGAAACCAAAGAGACCAAAGAAAAGTGGTATGGGATTTTTCtcagaaagaaaattgattagTACTCAGCCTTTACTTATACCATATTAAACTTTCTTCAGCCCTAAGAAGCCTGAAGTAAGATGTGAGAGTTTAATCTAACATATATCAACAAAAACAGAGATGTCACTATAACTAACCAAAAgtaatataaacaaaacccTAATGCATGAAAGTAACTCAGAATTCTAGGATAACACACTGGACATTATATGAGATTCAGGATATTTCACAAGTAAGATCAGCCTTagggaattaaaaaaaaccaaaataaagcAGTCAAGAATCAacgattaaaagaaaagtgtaaGATCAACAATGTTCCCATCTAAGTGACACCAGGCTCGCATGTAACTTGCATGAatgataaaacataaaatatgtgACCATCTGAAGGTATGGTCCATCCCAACACAAAATAATACTACTACTATTTAAGTATATATTGTTTAGAACAAAACTGTACCAAAACCATCCATATATCTTGCTCAGCCTCAAAAAATACATGAGAATGCTTCTCTGCTTCAATGACCTCACAAGCCGCCTCTGGGGAGAATGTTCTGCATgaagttttcattttgcatttaACTACCAACAACAGACAATAAAATGCAAATACATTGAAGCATCTTTGAGCATAACCTAAATTGACAGGGTTTACTTTGTTATCATTAAAACTAGTCAACTGTAACGAGAAAAGTAGATGCAAGTAGCTCCCTAAATATCTTACTAAAGAACGTAATAGGAGGAGTCCACCCACAAGGAGCTTGTTTAGTGAAAGGATTATTTTCAGCCCAGAAGAAAAATATGCattcattataatatatcatttgTGATCCATTATAGGATTATTTTCACCAAAGCATGAAATTTTACTCAGAGTAACTCCCTAAATGTTTATTCGTTTATTTCATCACTAGTTCGcctatttcttaattttgctCTTCAAACATTTCTACATGATGAAtacctatttttcttttttaaagaaaaagaacaaagaatgGTACTGACCTTGTAAATGTGATAAGCCCTTCACTGAGGCCAATGATATACAATTGTTTTGTAAAGGGTAAATCAGCtggataaaaaaataatatcttgTCCAGCTCTTGCCCCTCCTGTTGTCCTCTCCTTGAATCAAATACACAGAGTTGAATGGCCTCAGAAACAGCAGTAGTAGCAGTCGACAGTCCCATTATTTACTTTTGCTAGTCAAAAACCTTccggaagaagaaaaataacagTCACCCCCTGCTTGAAACCActgaatttggaaggatttcaaatggatttgaaatcatttctaaaaaaattagggttttcgAAATCAAAATGGGTCGCGTAAATTTGAAGATTGattgatttcaaattgaaaattctctTGTTCCAAACTAGCCTGATGccgaaaaagagaagaaaaatgaaagaaagaaaaaagaaaactttgatCACGACGATATAACTCGAGATTGAAGCCTTGTGGAAATGGCAGCTTGCGGAGTAAGGTTAGAGTAAAGAGCGAAataagaggagaaagaaaattgatagaGGGATGTGCCAACGACCAAAGACGATGTGGAGTTGGTGCGGCGGTGTGCGGCCACCATAcagagtgaagaagaagaaagaaacccTGGGTGGCAGACCGGTCTCCGGCTGGATGTCAATGGGTAATAGAAGAATTagagaaaaacagaaattGATTCTATatactcctttttttttttcttttcttttctttttcctttcttaaatttttatttttgagaaattgttttGGGAAAGAATATtgtagttgcaaatttaaccattatgttcaaaataattaaaaatattagtaacattttaaaaaatttgcaaatatagtaaaatttgacaaattctatcaatgatataagtctatcatcgatcatgttgtaaatattgggATAAACCATAcgaagtctatcaacgatacaaatgatagttttgctatatttgcaaatttttttaagtgttgcatatccttaattattattcctaaaattgttctcaattacaattttcttataaaaatttcattgtgTGTCAATCATGATTGACACATGTTAGTTACgataatgtatttgttaattattttattatatttataaattttttgattcatttttttaaataaaataaaataatgtaataaaacaaatgaaatagtATTATTGTTATCATAGTTGTTGGAGATTTCAAAActtacattatattttttttttcaaaggaaGTGGTTTTCTAAGTTGTCTCCTACAAAGCCACAAACATCTTATTTTACCATCAGAAGATTTTtcttcgattttttttttattcgtaCATTTTCCCTTTTGGTATTATGGCTTATCTTTTCCTAATGGATGTTATTTCCTTGAGTGGATTAGATAATTGAAAGTAAATTATGAAACTCATTATTTAGGATTATCAAAGTTGTTTATTGTGCAATAAAAGTGTTCTTCATGCAAGTCAACGTTTGTTCTTTACACAAGAATTGTTCTTGATATGGTCGTTGTGTTGTTCATTGTTTCTTACTGTATTGCTGCAAGTTTCTTCATCTATTGATTGTAACATACTGaagattattttgatttaggGGAGCCTACATGTGAGGCCCTGATTCGAAAAAGGAAGTTCTGATGAGAAGGACTCTTTGTTGGAAGGATTTTTTGGGTAAGTGTTGAGATATTTCGCAAGGAAGGATGCGAAAGGAAGCAAACAATGCGAAGAGAAAAGCGTAAGCCAAAGGTTCTATCGCATGAAGGTAAGTAATGCGATAAGAATAGTTGGCGAGGAAGCCGTTGCGTTGACCGAAGCATTAGCAAGATACTGCAAGAGGAAGTATCTGTACCCAAGAGATTGAGGCGAGGAAGTAAACGTCTTGTCAAACGACATGACAACTCGTTGTGGGAAAAGAAATGACAATAGGTTCTTCGAGAAGAGAACTTGGGTAGTCAGACAATTAAGACTTTAGCTTCCCAAAGAGATAAAGTGTGTGTCTCAAGAGAAAGCCAAATCGTCGCTGACAGATAGGTTACTGTTGAGTTCGGATTGGTAGCATAATGTGGTGCGTTAGTAAGACAACACGTGTAAAGCACAAAAGTGACCCATGAATGTGAAAAGCCTTTATAAATAGtcgaaaaccaaaaaaaaatggaagtttttcctaaaaagaaaaagtgttaTCTTTTCTGATGAAAGTAAGAGGAATAAGTTCTAAATGTTGAACGAATGGCTCCTCCAACTGTCAAACGTGAAGAAGAAAGTCAAAAGTAGAGAAGGAGAAAGTCAAGTCTAAGTATCTTGTGTGAGTGATAAAATGATTTACATGCTTGTTGTGTATATTACACTGTTTACGAGCTTTGTTTGAAAGTAATAATGTGGTTTATTACCTTTCTATAAATGATCAAGTGTGTTTTATGAGTCTTATTTTTGTGACTGACAAGATCCATTTTCTAATGTGATTTATAAATGGTTATAAGTTTCTAGTATGATTTCTTAAACCATTGTTATGATCTTCGTTCTGAAAGGTGATGTTTTAATGTTTCATGTTGAGTATTCTTCCATTTGTGatgatatttatgaaatatctTGTTAATTTGTGATTAATATGTGCTATGAGTAAGCATTGATACTATGCTTCCTTGATGTGTTTGTGTGGTTGTATTTGTGATATGGCTTGATCTATCATATGATGTTGGACGAAATCCCAAGAAACTCGCGAGAGCAAATCTCAGGTCTAAGCGAGGGGAAAATTCTCAGGTCGATGCAAGTTGTGATGAGATTGTGAGGCTAGAGACTGGTGAAAGTCCAGGAAACTCGCATGATGCTAGTTGAGAGAAACTCTCAGATCTTGGCAGGAGGAAGAATCCCAAGTCTTAAAGCCAAGTGTGTTGTGAGATAATTCCAGTGTATGGTGTTGTAGTGCACTGTGGAAAGCCTGAAAATATGATGATGAAACATCGGTGGAGTG encodes:
- the LOC101203882 gene encoding vacuolar fusion protein CCZ1 homolog B isoform X2 → MGLSTATTAVSEAIQLCVFDSRRGQQEGQELDKILFFYPADLPFTKQLYIIGLSEGLITFTRTFSPEAACEVIEAEKHSHVFFEAEQDIWMVLVVEKNKELEAIWRIDALQKLLKEIHSLFLMFHGSIRLLLEKEPTGEVSRSHLYSFIMDYLNDFLVGKKLHLPSFTDCLKERGTVQMLTIGRDAALDVQALVRTLDSCIGNTSCHSLILFQDLLVSTTLSPDDTTNLFSYAVLRLIPRVLSSGASSWSYLIRGNVASHVGQHGGNVGNRVIRPLQHGKWSKGKDGFLETDIWGMEASGWVGSTPKIWLFQTEEQMCLYVHQHKTLTLILLVPVSSIPNGEQGVSIVRQYILENASLKIVKVEEKLSKGWGGENAYHVGGYRYLLVDGDRQISRASPPGKVTTLAKESLLAMSKLRENVDLEKSRAKQDSDGEEKELEVTIRAKNNAWVISRITRGKELYMALEKANETLLYASDMVEKFSNRYCNGAFSLD
- the LOC101203882 gene encoding vacuolar fusion protein CCZ1 homolog B isoform X1; translated protein: MGLSTATTAVSEAIQLCVFDSRRGQQEGQELDKILFFYPADLPFTKQLYIIGLSEGLITFTRTFSPEAACEVIEAEKHSHVFFEAEQDIWMVLVVEKNKELEAIWRIDALQKLLKEIHSLFLMFHGSIRLLLEKEPTGEVSRSHLYSFIMDYLNACQKRSALDMCCCDFLVGKKLHLPSFTDCLKERGTVQMLTIGRDAALDVQALVRTLDSCIGNTSCHSLILFQDLLVSTTLSPDDTTNLFSYAVLRLIPRVLSSGASSWSYLIRGNVASHVGQHGGNVGNRVIRPLQHGKWSKGKDGFLETDIWGMEASGWVGSTPKIWLFQTEEQMCLYVHQHKTLTLILLVPVSSIPNGEQGVSIVRQYILENASLKIVKVEEKLSKGWGGENAYHVGGYRYLLVDGDRQISRASPPGKVTTLAKESLLAMSKLRENVDLEKSRAKQDSDGEEKELEVTIRAKNNAWVISRITRGKELYMALEKANETLLYASDMVEKFSNRYCNGAFSLD